A genomic segment from Bdellovibrio sp. ArHS encodes:
- a CDS encoding alpha-ketoglutarate-dependent dioxygenase AlkB has product MTKSKGKFFGKGPSRPPQRGGFSATRPSSEKKGPARGLVYKSGYISPREKEEILKYLATLYPIWEMRYSKNNPPPENQKQRPLLRPVYWLGNWQFACLNYYHPPKGIYNRCVQAEGYPPVLEYLVQKIEALVHESFEPRDIPRGWHLNTCLINYYGNQITDDGKRVDCARVGEHKDFEPGPVASISFGEKALFQFVSSKGTEAKSNVIVQQWLEDRSLQIFGGDKFKKHLFHRVQRVDRKEGHLFPLNEISNFETRRINFTFRYVPDEHVVPFHRLPDEAKEDVQGYMQKLSEHSDFFKEQLAKPQT; this is encoded by the coding sequence ATGACAAAATCCAAAGGAAAATTTTTCGGCAAGGGACCTTCGCGACCTCCACAAAGAGGCGGCTTTTCTGCAACGCGACCTTCCTCTGAAAAAAAGGGTCCAGCCCGTGGTTTGGTCTACAAAAGCGGCTATATCAGTCCTCGGGAAAAAGAAGAGATCCTGAAGTATTTAGCGACGCTGTATCCAATTTGGGAGATGCGCTACTCGAAAAACAATCCGCCTCCAGAGAATCAGAAACAGCGACCTCTTTTACGCCCCGTCTACTGGTTGGGGAACTGGCAGTTCGCCTGCCTTAACTACTATCATCCGCCTAAAGGCATTTATAATCGTTGCGTGCAAGCCGAAGGTTATCCCCCTGTTCTGGAATATCTGGTGCAAAAAATCGAAGCACTGGTGCATGAAAGTTTTGAGCCTCGTGATATTCCGCGTGGTTGGCACTTAAATACCTGCCTCATTAATTACTATGGAAATCAGATCACCGACGACGGCAAACGGGTCGACTGTGCCCGCGTCGGAGAGCATAAGGACTTTGAACCCGGCCCGGTGGCGTCCATCTCGTTCGGAGAAAAAGCTCTGTTTCAATTTGTCTCGAGCAAAGGCACCGAAGCAAAATCCAATGTGATTGTGCAACAGTGGCTGGAAGATCGCTCGCTGCAAATCTTCGGCGGCGACAAATTCAAAAAACATCTTTTTCATCGAGTTCAGCGGGTGGATCGAAAAGAGGGACACCTATTTCCGTTAAACGAGATCAGCAACTTTGAAACCCGCCGGATCAACTTCACCTTCCGCTACGTTCCCGACGAACACGTCGTGCCTTTTCATCGTTTGCCGGACGAAGCCAAGGAAGATGTTCAGGGCTACATGCAAAAGCTGTCTGAGCATTCTGATTTCTTTAAAGAGCAACTCGCAAAACCACAGACCTAG
- the rfaE1 gene encoding D-glycero-beta-D-manno-heptose-7-phosphate kinase produces the protein MTTPVKAAVGPQEKELLINQLPRLKGKKILIIGDVCVDEYVMGEVRRISPEAPVPVLEVEQEDVRLGMAANVAQNVCSLGGTAMLVSVVGNDTGANLLRELCAKSGVSSEFLVTDTSRPTTRKTRVMAKHHHLVRVDYEVRSSLSAEVEAQMVHMVEKNVEDADCVVIEDYKKGVISRNVIEKVVAICKQKGKRVLVDPHKTSSGPFYQGVDLIKPNFDEAVTLAGMDFDDLRNNPNKVVDVGQALQKITGAKEVVLTRGKDGMTIFSGDHITEVPTYARKVFDVTGAGDTVIAALSLGLVSGLSLVHSCMLANFAAGVVVGKVGCVPCEIPELKEYIQAAH, from the coding sequence ATGACAACACCTGTAAAGGCGGCCGTAGGCCCTCAAGAGAAAGAACTTCTGATCAATCAATTGCCTCGTTTAAAGGGTAAAAAAATCCTCATTATCGGCGATGTCTGTGTTGATGAGTACGTCATGGGGGAAGTTCGTCGGATCAGTCCCGAGGCTCCGGTTCCGGTTTTGGAAGTGGAACAAGAGGACGTTCGCTTGGGCATGGCGGCCAACGTTGCGCAAAACGTCTGCAGCCTGGGTGGTACCGCGATGCTGGTTTCTGTTGTTGGCAACGACACCGGAGCCAACCTTCTGCGCGAGCTTTGCGCCAAGAGCGGTGTCAGTTCCGAGTTTTTAGTGACAGACACTTCTCGTCCGACCACGCGTAAAACCCGCGTGATGGCTAAACATCATCATCTGGTTCGCGTTGACTACGAAGTTCGTTCCAGCCTTTCTGCTGAAGTTGAAGCACAAATGGTGCACATGGTGGAAAAAAATGTTGAAGACGCTGATTGTGTTGTCATTGAAGATTATAAAAAAGGCGTGATCTCGAGAAATGTCATCGAAAAGGTCGTCGCGATTTGCAAACAAAAGGGCAAACGCGTTCTAGTCGATCCACATAAAACCTCTTCAGGGCCGTTCTATCAGGGTGTCGATCTGATCAAGCCAAACTTTGACGAAGCGGTGACTTTGGCGGGAATGGATTTCGATGACCTTCGTAACAACCCGAATAAAGTCGTTGATGTTGGTCAGGCATTGCAAAAAATCACAGGAGCGAAAGAAGTGGTTTTGACTCGTGGTAAAGATGGTATGACGATCTTTTCCGGAGATCACATCACGGAAGTTCCGACTTATGCCCGCAAGGTGTTTGATGTGACGGGCGCGGGTGATACCGTGATTGCCGCTCTTTCTTTGGGGCTGGTTTCGGGTCTTTCTTTGGTTCATTCCTGCATGTTGGCTAACTTTGCTGCCGGTGTGGTTGTCGGAAAAGTTGGATGTGTACCTTGTGAAATTCCCGAGCTTAAAGAATACATCCAGGCGGCGCACTAG
- a CDS encoding DOPA 4,5-dioxygenase family protein produces MERSYKVNSQLLPQGFPREFDAHIYFSEASLTAAAELRLKAMQEFAGRQVFVGQLIPEPIGPHPLPMFEINFPLALFSEVVLWLMKARGDLSVLVHELTGDDLYDHTQAALWLGKEVPLLYERFK; encoded by the coding sequence ATGGAAAGATCATACAAGGTCAATTCTCAGCTTTTGCCACAGGGATTTCCGCGCGAATTCGATGCCCATATTTATTTTTCCGAGGCTTCTTTAACAGCGGCCGCGGAATTAAGACTGAAGGCGATGCAGGAATTTGCGGGACGTCAGGTCTTTGTTGGGCAACTGATTCCCGAACCTATTGGTCCGCACCCCTTACCCATGTTTGAAATCAATTTTCCTTTGGCGTTATTTTCTGAAGTCGTCTTGTGGTTGATGAAGGCGCGCGGTGATCTGTCTGTCTTGGTGCATGAACTGACCGGCGATGATCTTTATGATCATACTCAAGCGGCGTTATGGCTGGGTAAAGAAGTGCCGCTTTTATACGAACGTTTTAAATAA